A region of the Nocardia nova SH22a genome:
CGGCAAATACTCGACTACTTCGGCACCTGCCCGCGCTGCGGCTACGCCGCCGAGGCCAGCGCCACCATCCGGACCTTCGCCGACGGTCACCGCGAAACCGGGATCACCGCCACCTGCGGTCTGCCCTGCGGCTGGTCCGGTCCCACGCCGCTGACCACCATGACCGGCGTGCACGCGGGGGCCGGGGCATGACCGGGACGATCGACCCCACGACCACCGGAATCACCCACATCGGGCACTGGATCGGCGGGACCGCCCGCCCCGGGATCTCCCCGCGGACCGAACCGGTGACCGATCCCGCCACCGGGCGGGTGACCGGTGCGGTCGCCATGGCCGGCGCCGACGATGTGCGTGCCGCGGTCCAGGCCGCGACCGCCGCCTTCCCCGGCTGGCGCGACACCTCGCTGACGCGGCGCACCGCGATCGTCTTCCGGTTCCGGGAACTGCTCAACGCCCGCAGGTCCGAGCTGGCCGGGTTGATCACCGGCGAACACGGCAAGGTGTTCTCCGATGCCCTCGGCGAGGTGTCGCGCGGGCAGGAGGTGGTCGAATTCGCCTGCGGCATACCGCATCTGCTGGAGGGCGGATTCACCCAGAACGTCTCGACCGGTGTGGACGCGTACTCGGTGCGGGCGCCGCTGGGCCCGGTCGCGATCATCTCACCGTTCAACTTCCCCGCCATGGTGCCGATGTGGTTCTTCCCGCTGGCCGTCGCCACCGGCAACACCGTGGTGCTCAAACCCAGTGAGAAGGATCCGTCCGCGGCGCTGTGGATGGCACGGCTGTGGGAGGAGGCCGGGCTGCCGCCGGGTGTGTTCAATGTGGTGCAGGGCGACAAGGAAGCCGTCGACGCGCTGCTGGGCGATCCTGCGATCAAGGCGATCTCGTTCGTGGGCTCCACGCCGATCGCCGAATACGTCTACGCCACCGGGACCGCGGCCGGTAAACGGGTGCAGGCCCTCGGCGGCGCCAAGAACCACGCGGTGATCCTGCCCGACGCGGATCTGGACCTGGCCGCGGACGCGCTCGTCAACGCCGGATACGGGTCGGCGGGCGAGCGCTGTATGGCGATCTCGGTGGCGGTCGCGGTCGGGGACGTCGCCGACGACCTCGTCGCCCGGGTGGCCGAGCGCACCCGCGGGCTGCGGATCGGCGACGGGCACGGCGAGGCCGACATGGGCCCGCTGGTGACCCTCGCCCATCGCGACAAGGTGGCCGCGGCGATCGACACCGCCGAGGCCGAGGGCGTCCGGGTGGTCGTCGACGGCCGGGGCACCACCGGCACCGCCGACGCCGATATCGATGTGTCCCAAGGCTTCTGGCTCGGCCCGACGCTGCTCGACCACGTGACTCCGGACATGGCGGCGTACCGGGAGGAGATCTTCGGTCCCGTGCTCGCGGTGGTCCGGGTGGACGGGTACGAGCAGGCGCTCGAACTGATCAACAGCAACCCCTACGGCAACGGCACCGCGATCTTCACCAACGACGGTGGCGCGGCCCGGCGCTTCCAGTACGAGGTCGAGGTGGGGATGGTCGGCATCAATGTCCCGATCCCGGTTCCCATGGCCTACTACAGTTTCGGCGGCTGGAAGAACTCGCTGTTCGGCGACACCCACGCGCACGGCGTCCAGGGCGTGCACTTCTTCACCAGGACCAAGGCCGTCACCAGCCGCTGGCTCGATCCCAGCCACGGCGGGCTCGAGCTCGGCTTCCCGCGCAACGATTGAACGCGCCGACCGATGCCCGCCGGAGTCCCGGCGGGCCGTCGCCGTGCGGAACAATAATTTGGTTTCAGTCGATATGCTGCGATCATGGCAGGACACGAGACCGGGCCCCGAGCGGGCGCGCGCACAGATCGGCCACACTGAACAGATGGCACGCACCCCGACCACCACACCGGCCGCCGTCCGCGACAGCGTCCGGCGGTCGGAGATTCTGCGCGCGGCCGCTGATCTGTTCGCCTCGGCGGGCTATGCCGGAACCGTGGTGAAGGATGTCGCCGACGCCTGCGGCATCCTGCCGGGCAGCCTCTACCACCACTTCGAGTCCAAGGAAGCGATCGCGGTCGAACTGCTCGAGCGCTACCACGCCGACCTGGATGCGGTCGCCCGCTCGGCGCCGCCGCCGACCGCGATCACCCGCGCCGATGAGGCCTTCGAGGTCATCGAGGGCTACGCCACCGCCATCGCCGCCTGCGCGCTGGAACACCGTGCGGCACTGCAACTGTCGATCTACGAGCCGCACACCGGCGCGGGCACCGCACTCGTCGCGCTGGCCGCCGACACCCCCGCGGCCCCGATCGCCGCCATGTGCGCACTGCTCGACGCCGCGGCAGCCTGCGGCTACCTCACCGCGGGCGTGGACCGCGCGATCCTCGCCGAACAGCTGTGCCAGACCATGCTGCACATCGGCCTGTCGGTCCTGCACCGCGAGAACTCCGCCGACCGGGTCGCGACGGTCGTGTGCCGGCTGCTGCTCGACGGCCTGCCCGCGCAACCGGCCGTCCCCGCCGAACTCGACCGGTCGGACGCGTTGCGCGCCGCCCGCGACAGCATCGCCACCTGGCCCACCCCCGGCGAACCCGATGATGGCGACCGCACGGCACGGCTGCGCGCGGTGGCCCGGGCCGAATTCGCCCGCCGCGGATACGAGGCGACCACCATGCGCGATATCGCGACCGCGGCCGGGATGGGCGCGGGCAGCGTGTACCGCGCCGTGGAATCCAAACAGGCGCTGCTGGATTCGATCATGGGCTCGTTCCACGACGAGATCTCGCGGGCCTACGCCGCGGTGGTCGCCACCGGCAGTTCCGCGATCGCCGAACTCGACGCGCTGACCTGGATCAACCTCAACGCACTGCACCGCTTCGAACTCGAGTTCGCGATCCAGCGCGCCTGGTTCCGCTCCACTCCCCCCGACACCAGCGACGTCATCGACGTGCTGCGCCGCCGCGCCCGCCAGATCGCGACGGTGATCGACCAGGGCCGCGCCGACGGGGAGATCACCGTCGACGGCATGAGCAAGACCCGGCTGTCGGCCTGTGTGCGCGACCTGATCTGGCTGCCACCGCCGGTGGTCGCCAAACTGGGAATCGATGCCGCGCATGCGCATTCGCGCGCGACCCTGCTGTGCGGCGCGACCCGCACACCGCCCGGAGACTGATCCGCCACTCGCGACCACCCCTTGTGCGACCGGCGGGTTTCGGCGTACATTGGCGGAACAAATATTTGGTTCGGTGGATGAGGCGCGAGTCCGCGCAACGCATCCGCCTCGCCCACCGGCCCTATCGATGCCGTCCCGCAGCACGCAGGCCGCGGTCCAGCGACCGGGCCGCGACACTCCACCGGGCCCGCACACGACCACACCGTCCGCGACGCCGAATCGACCGGCTCGCACCGAATCCCCCGCCGGGAGCGCCGATGAGACAGCCACTCGTCGAGCCGACCGTGTCCCCCGAGAGCACAGGAGCACCGATGAGACACACCGAGCGATTGCCCCGCCGGTCCGACCGGGTGTCCAGCACAACACAGGAGCGCCGATGATCACCCTCCCCGACGGCACCGCCAGCCCGGTGATCGATGCCAGCGTGCACATCTTCTTCCAGGGCAATGCCGAACTGCGCGAGTGGTTGCGCGAGCCCTACAGCGCCCGCGGCTATCCGGATGTCGAAATGGACTGGTACGGCGCTCCGGGCGGTGAATTCGCGCCCGGGACGATCCTGTCCGAGGGCGGCTATCCCGGCTCCGAACCCGATGCCGTGGGCCGGGTGCTGTTCGACGAGCGCGGCACCGACATCGCGATCCTGCATCCGATGACCCGCGGCATCATGCCCGACCGGCACCTGGGCACGGCGATCGCGAGCGCGCACAACGAGATGATGATCTCGCGCTGGCTGGAGTCCGGCGCCTACGCCGAGCGCTACCGCGGCACCCTGCGGGTGAATCCCGACGACGTCTCCGGCGCGATCCGCGAGATCGAGCGCTGGGGTTCACATCCGCGGATCGTGCAGCTCGGCGTCCCGATGCAGTCGCGCGAACTGTACGGCAAACCGCAGTTCTGGCCGCTGTGGGAGGCCGCCGCGGCTGCCGGTCTGCCCGTCGCCGTGCACATCGAATCCGGTTCGGGCGTGGCCTTTCCGCCGACCCCGTCCGGACATCCGCGCACCTATGAGCAGTACCTCGGGTTCATGGCGCTGAACTACCTCTACCACCAGATGAACATGATCGCCGAGGGCGTGTTCGAGCGCCTGCCCGAGCTGCGCTGGGTCTGGGCCGACGGCGCCGCCGATCTGCTCACGCCGATGATGTGGCGGATGGACACCTTCGGCCGTCCGCATCTGGAGCAGACGCCGTGGGCGCCGCGCATGCCCAGCGACTATCTGCCCGGCTCGATCTACTTCGTGCAGGGCCGCCTCGACGGACCCGGTGAGGTCGAATTCGCCGGGGAATGGCTGGAATTCACCGGCAAGGACGACATGGTCATGTTCGGTTCCAGCTATCCGGACCGGCAGCTCGACGATCCGGCGCGGCTGCCGTCCGCGCTGAGCACCGAACAGCGCGAGAAGGTGCTGTGGCGCAATGCCGCCGCTCTGTACGGCATCGACATCCCCGCCGCGGCGACGACGCGGTAACCGGTATCGGACATCGAAAGGGATACCAATGACGCAGGCGAATATCGAGATACGCGAACGGGTTCCGAGCGCCGACCGGGTCGCGGTGCGGGTGGTCGACTCCGATGTGCACCCGGTGCCGCGCCCCGGGCGGCTCGCGGAGCTGTATCCGGAACCGTTCCGCAGCAACTACTTCCTCAACCGTCAGGTCGGCAGCACCCTGTACTACGACGCACCCGATTTCGCGTACGCGTACGCGATGCGCGTGGATTCGTTCCCCGAGGGCGGCGGTTTCCCGGGCAGTGATCCCGACACCCTGTTCCGGCAGCTGATCATCGGCGCCGGATCCGATATCGCGATCCTCGAACCGGGGTTGATGCAGGCCCGGCTGCCGGAGGCGACCTCGGCCGCGGCCTCCGCCGTCAACACCTGGCTGGACCAGGACTGGCTCGACAGCCACAACAACTGGCACCAACGCTATCGCGGGTCGATCAGCGCGGCGACCGAGGATCCGGCCGGCGCGGCCCGCGAGATCGAGAAATGGGCCGGACATCCGTACATGGCGCAGATCCTCATCCGCGCGGAGCCGCGACCGGCGTGGGGCGATCCCATGTACGACCCGATCTGGGCCGCCGCGGTGAAGCACAATCTGCCGGTCGCCTGCCATCTGTCGCGCGGTTTCTACGAGAACCTGCCGATGCCGCCGGTCGGATTCCCCAGCTACAACCACGATTTCATGGTCACCTACTCGCTGCTGGCGATGAACCAGGTGATGAGCCTGATCTTCGACGGTGTCTTCGACCGGTTCCCGGCGCTGCGCATCATCCTGGTCGAGCACGCCTTCACCTGGATTCTGCCGCTGATGTGGCGGATGGACGCCATCTACGAGACTCGCAAGTCCTGGGTCTCGATCAAGCACAAGCCCTCGGAGTACGTGAAGGAACACATCAAGTTCACGACACAGCCGCTGGACTATCCCGACGACAAGACCGAACTCACGCGGGCGCTGGAGTGGATGGAGGCCGAGAAGATCCTGCTGTTCTCCTCCGATTATCCGCACTGGACCTTCGACGATCCGCGCTGGCTGGTCAAACATCTGCCCGAGCACACCCGGGAGCCGATCATGTTCGGCAACGGCCTGGCGACCTACGCGAACCTGCCCGCGACCGTGCCGGTGCTGCCCGGGCAAGTGCGGGTGTTCTGATGGCCGAGGAGATCGCCGCGACGCCGCGGCTGCCCCAGGGCCGTGAGCACGCGGTCGCGACCATCGACGAGATCCCGCCCGGCACACACAAACTCGTGCCGATCGGGCGGCACGGCGTCGGCGTGTACAACGTCGGCGGCACGTTCTACGCCATCGCCAACTACTGCCCGCACGAGGGCGGCCCGCTGTGCGCGGGCCGCGCCCGGGGGCTGACGAAGGTCGACGAATCGGTGCCCGGTGACGCGGTGAGCGTGCGGGCGGGCGAGTACATCTACTGCCCGTGGCATCAGTGGGGTTTCGAATTGGCCACCGGCACGACCGCGGTCAAACCCGAGTGGAGTATCCGCACCTACCCGGTCCGGGTCGTCGGCAACGACGTCCTGGTCACCGCTTAGCCCAGACGAGGAGGTCTGTCCATGCCGATGGCCGAAATACGCGGCGGCGAAGTCTATTACGAGATTCTGGGAGATTCCGGCCCGCTGATCGTGCTGACTCCCGGCGGCCGGTTCAGTACCGAGATCCCGGGGCTGCGGCCGCTGGCCGAGGCGCTGGTCGCCGGTGGGCACCGAGTGCTGCTGTGGGACCGGCCCAATTGCGGGCGCAGTGAGGTCGCGTTCTGGGGGCCGACGGAATCGCATATGCGCGCGGAGGTCCTGCACGATCTGCTCGTGCATCTCGATACCGGGCCGGTGATCATCGCCGGTGGTTCCGGTGGGGCGCGGGATTCTATTCTGACCGCGATGCTGTATCCGGAGATCGCGTCGAAGCTGGTTCTCTGGAATATCGTCGGCGGTAACTACGGATTGATCGCGCTGGGTTCGCATTACATCATTCCGAATATCACCGCGGCGAAGATCAAGGGAATCGAGGGATTGATCGAGCTGCCGGAATGGCAGGAACGGATCCAGGACAATCCGAAGAACAAGGATCGACTGCTGGCGCTGGACGTCGATGAATTCCTGGGGCAGATGCTGCGCTGGCTCGACGCCTATGTGCCCAAGCCGGGCCAGACCGTTCCCGGTGTCACCGATTACGAGTTCTCGAAGTTGAAGATCCCGACGCTGATCATTCGCGGCGGTGAGCACGACATCGACCATCCCAAGCGGACGTCGATGGAGGTGCACTGCCTGATCGAGGGTTCGACGCTGATCGATCCGCCGTGGCCCGAGGACGCCTGGCAGCAGGGACAGAAGGCGCGGGCCCGCGGTGAGGGCAATATCTTCGACACCTGGGTGCTGGCCGCTCCGGCGATCCTGGACTTCGTCCGGCAATAGGCGGCCGGCAGTGGATTCCGTTGTGCTGG
Encoded here:
- a CDS encoding CoA-acylating methylmalonate-semialdehyde dehydrogenase codes for the protein MTGTIDPTTTGITHIGHWIGGTARPGISPRTEPVTDPATGRVTGAVAMAGADDVRAAVQAATAAFPGWRDTSLTRRTAIVFRFRELLNARRSELAGLITGEHGKVFSDALGEVSRGQEVVEFACGIPHLLEGGFTQNVSTGVDAYSVRAPLGPVAIISPFNFPAMVPMWFFPLAVATGNTVVLKPSEKDPSAALWMARLWEEAGLPPGVFNVVQGDKEAVDALLGDPAIKAISFVGSTPIAEYVYATGTAAGKRVQALGGAKNHAVILPDADLDLAADALVNAGYGSAGERCMAISVAVAVGDVADDLVARVAERTRGLRIGDGHGEADMGPLVTLAHRDKVAAAIDTAEAEGVRVVVDGRGTTGTADADIDVSQGFWLGPTLLDHVTPDMAAYREEIFGPVLAVVRVDGYEQALELINSNPYGNGTAIFTNDGGAARRFQYEVEVGMVGINVPIPVPMAYYSFGGWKNSLFGDTHAHGVQGVHFFTRTKAVTSRWLDPSHGGLELGFPRND
- a CDS encoding TetR/AcrR family transcriptional regulator, which gives rise to MARTPTTTPAAVRDSVRRSEILRAAADLFASAGYAGTVVKDVADACGILPGSLYHHFESKEAIAVELLERYHADLDAVARSAPPPTAITRADEAFEVIEGYATAIAACALEHRAALQLSIYEPHTGAGTALVALAADTPAAPIAAMCALLDAAAACGYLTAGVDRAILAEQLCQTMLHIGLSVLHRENSADRVATVVCRLLLDGLPAQPAVPAELDRSDALRAARDSIATWPTPGEPDDGDRTARLRAVARAEFARRGYEATTMRDIATAAGMGAGSVYRAVESKQALLDSIMGSFHDEISRAYAAVVATGSSAIAELDALTWINLNALHRFELEFAIQRAWFRSTPPDTSDVIDVLRRRARQIATVIDQGRADGEITVDGMSKTRLSACVRDLIWLPPPVVAKLGIDAAHAHSRATLLCGATRTPPGD
- a CDS encoding amidohydrolase family protein; translated protein: MITLPDGTASPVIDASVHIFFQGNAELREWLREPYSARGYPDVEMDWYGAPGGEFAPGTILSEGGYPGSEPDAVGRVLFDERGTDIAILHPMTRGIMPDRHLGTAIASAHNEMMISRWLESGAYAERYRGTLRVNPDDVSGAIREIERWGSHPRIVQLGVPMQSRELYGKPQFWPLWEAAAAAGLPVAVHIESGSGVAFPPTPSGHPRTYEQYLGFMALNYLYHQMNMIAEGVFERLPELRWVWADGAADLLTPMMWRMDTFGRPHLEQTPWAPRMPSDYLPGSIYFVQGRLDGPGEVEFAGEWLEFTGKDDMVMFGSSYPDRQLDDPARLPSALSTEQREKVLWRNAAALYGIDIPAAATTR
- a CDS encoding amidohydrolase family protein, coding for MTQANIEIRERVPSADRVAVRVVDSDVHPVPRPGRLAELYPEPFRSNYFLNRQVGSTLYYDAPDFAYAYAMRVDSFPEGGGFPGSDPDTLFRQLIIGAGSDIAILEPGLMQARLPEATSAAASAVNTWLDQDWLDSHNNWHQRYRGSISAATEDPAGAAREIEKWAGHPYMAQILIRAEPRPAWGDPMYDPIWAAAVKHNLPVACHLSRGFYENLPMPPVGFPSYNHDFMVTYSLLAMNQVMSLIFDGVFDRFPALRIILVEHAFTWILPLMWRMDAIYETRKSWVSIKHKPSEYVKEHIKFTTQPLDYPDDKTELTRALEWMEAEKILLFSSDYPHWTFDDPRWLVKHLPEHTREPIMFGNGLATYANLPATVPVLPGQVRVF
- a CDS encoding Rieske (2Fe-2S) protein, producing the protein MAEEIAATPRLPQGREHAVATIDEIPPGTHKLVPIGRHGVGVYNVGGTFYAIANYCPHEGGPLCAGRARGLTKVDESVPGDAVSVRAGEYIYCPWHQWGFELATGTTAVKPEWSIRTYPVRVVGNDVLVTA
- a CDS encoding alpha/beta fold hydrolase, giving the protein MPMAEIRGGEVYYEILGDSGPLIVLTPGGRFSTEIPGLRPLAEALVAGGHRVLLWDRPNCGRSEVAFWGPTESHMRAEVLHDLLVHLDTGPVIIAGGSGGARDSILTAMLYPEIASKLVLWNIVGGNYGLIALGSHYIIPNITAAKIKGIEGLIELPEWQERIQDNPKNKDRLLALDVDEFLGQMLRWLDAYVPKPGQTVPGVTDYEFSKLKIPTLIIRGGEHDIDHPKRTSMEVHCLIEGSTLIDPPWPEDAWQQGQKARARGEGNIFDTWVLAAPAILDFVRQ